Proteins encoded by one window of Lactobacillus paragasseri:
- a CDS encoding gamma-glutamyl-gamma-aminobutyrate hydrolase family protein: protein MKTIGITASIKNNQLVVDRSIIDTVVKLGYLPLVFAPVSLKTMPLPNVNFDALILSDGPDITPIFYNEEPLPELRETDPHRDQFELNLIKNTHDSNLPILGIGRGMQMLNVAFNGTLFQDIYVQNSGAGIQHIQKNDLSLESHHVNVTEESELAKAVGTHPYVNSNHHQAIKTIANNFNIVATAPDGIIEAIESTDQTMLGIQWRPDKLLDDPKQEKIFTNFFDKLQ, encoded by the coding sequence ATGAAAACTATTGGTATTACTGCAAGCATCAAAAACAATCAATTAGTCGTTGATCGTAGCATTATTGATACTGTTGTAAAGCTAGGTTATCTTCCGCTTGTTTTTGCTCCAGTGAGTTTAAAAACAATGCCATTACCTAACGTTAATTTTGATGCTTTAATTCTTAGCGATGGTCCTGATATTACACCAATTTTTTATAATGAAGAGCCACTTCCCGAACTCAGAGAAACGGATCCACACCGAGATCAGTTTGAATTAAATTTGATTAAAAATACTCATGATTCAAACCTCCCAATTCTAGGAATTGGGCGCGGGATGCAAATGTTAAACGTAGCCTTTAACGGAACGCTTTTCCAAGATATTTATGTTCAAAATTCTGGAGCAGGTATTCAGCATATCCAAAAGAATGATTTATCTTTAGAAAGTCATCATGTCAATGTAACTGAAGAAAGCGAACTTGCTAAGGCTGTTGGTACACATCCTTACGTGAACAGTAATCACCATCAAGCAATTAAGACAATTGCTAATAACTTTAATATTGTAGCAACTGCGCCTGATGGCATTATTGAAGCCATTGAATCAACTGACCAAACAATGCTAGGAATTCAATGGCGGCCTGATAAATTATTAGATGATCCAAAGCAAGAAAAGATCTTTACTAACTTTTTTGATAAATTGCAATAA
- a CDS encoding ATP-binding cassette domain-containing protein: MSLKYARRSQVICFTILAAIKACNILFVAYMIKIMLNVASSHSKDVMHLVRLAALTALGQLCFMLSNFIYERVKMGIIRDVNMVFKRANLQYLVDQGDPDIKNGLSLMTNDLKQIETNRITAQLDMIYQGLTFIGSLAFALYNSWQMTIIFVVAMAAPAVVQIFTSKIITKKSKIWAKTNASYTQNVSDSLNGAQSAKLYNVRNNIVVRATHSAQNMENALRNMNLTQAWALELIYSAAELFCFIIPCTIGGIMMMQGSLSVGTLFMMVDLAMNFITPVVTLFNEFNQVKSTVPMWKKTQKALNYEAIENSEKPEKFEGLDVEHLAYQTKSDKHTIFTDVNLQVKPGEKILLMAPSGWGKTTLLRLMLGLKRPVEGKILINGENVTGDWAKAHNYFSYVNQKPFMFDDTLRFNITLGRKVSDEKLKKVIHLAGLDELVKKEGLDHKVGEAGNGLSGGQIQRIEIARALLSGRPILLADEATSALDPNLSFAIHETLLKNPHVAVIEVAHKISPEEKAMFNKIVRLNLCEGKKD, translated from the coding sequence ATGAGCTTAAAATATGCAAGACGAAGTCAGGTGATCTGTTTTACCATCTTAGCTGCGATCAAGGCTTGTAACATTTTATTTGTAGCTTATATGATTAAAATTATGCTAAATGTGGCATCATCACATTCAAAAGATGTAATGCATTTAGTGCGTTTAGCAGCTTTGACTGCCTTAGGACAGCTCTGCTTTATGCTGAGTAATTTTATCTATGAGCGGGTAAAAATGGGCATAATTCGTGATGTTAATATGGTCTTTAAACGGGCTAATTTGCAATATTTAGTTGATCAAGGTGATCCTGATATTAAAAATGGTTTGTCGCTTATGACTAACGACTTAAAGCAAATTGAAACTAATCGAATTACAGCGCAACTTGATATGATTTATCAAGGCTTAACTTTCATTGGCTCATTAGCTTTTGCCTTGTATAATTCATGGCAAATGACGATTATTTTTGTGGTAGCAATGGCAGCTCCAGCAGTTGTGCAAATTTTTACTAGTAAAATTATTACTAAAAAGTCAAAAATTTGGGCCAAAACCAATGCAAGCTATACGCAAAATGTTTCTGATTCTTTAAATGGTGCCCAGTCAGCTAAGCTATATAATGTTAGAAATAACATTGTAGTGAGAGCAACGCATTCAGCTCAAAATATGGAAAATGCCTTGCGTAATATGAACTTAACGCAAGCTTGGGCACTAGAATTAATTTATTCTGCTGCAGAATTATTCTGCTTTATTATTCCATGTACAATTGGTGGCATCATGATGATGCAGGGAAGCCTAAGCGTGGGTACACTATTTATGATGGTTGACTTAGCAATGAACTTCATTACGCCTGTTGTAACTTTATTTAATGAATTTAATCAAGTTAAATCTACTGTGCCAATGTGGAAGAAGACGCAAAAGGCTCTTAACTATGAAGCAATTGAAAACTCAGAAAAACCAGAGAAGTTTGAAGGACTAGATGTTGAACATCTTGCTTATCAAACTAAATCTGATAAGCATACGATTTTTACTGATGTTAATTTACAGGTAAAGCCTGGTGAAAAAATTTTACTTATGGCTCCAAGTGGTTGGGGAAAGACTACTTTATTACGATTAATGTTAGGGTTAAAGCGCCCAGTAGAAGGTAAAATTTTAATCAATGGAGAAAATGTAACTGGGGATTGGGCTAAGGCTCATAATTACTTTTCTTACGTTAACCAGAAACCATTTATGTTCGATGATACCTTACGCTTTAATATTACTTTAGGTAGAAAAGTTAGTGATGAGAAGCTAAAGAAGGTTATTCATTTAGCAGGATTAGATGAATTAGTAAAAAAAGAAGGTCTAGATCATAAGGTTGGCGAAGCCGGAAACGGCTTGTCTGGTGGTCAAATTCAACGAATTGAAATTGCGCGGGCACTCTTATCAGGCCGGCCAATTTTACTAGCAGATGAAGCAACAAGTGCACTAGATCCTAATTTATCTTTTGCAATCCATGAAACGTTATTAAAAAATCCTCATGTAGCAGTAATTGAAGTTGCTCATAAGATTTCACCTGAAGAAAAGGCAATGTTTAATAAGATAGTTCGTTTGAATTTATGTGAGGGTAAAAAAGATTAG
- a CDS encoding O-acetyl-ADP-ribose deacetylase, producing the protein MNDLQVIQADITKLKVDAIVNAANRTLLGGGGVDGAIHRAAGPELLAECRTLHGCDTGEAKITKGYNLPAKYVIHTVGPVYNPNFAQKDAELLAACYRNSLNLAKQYNLHSIAFSCISTGVYGYPKVEAAKIAVETTKNWLKQQNFNIKIYFCVFDSENKAIYNKLTS; encoded by the coding sequence GTGAATGATCTTCAAGTAATTCAAGCAGATATCACCAAATTAAAAGTTGATGCAATCGTCAATGCAGCTAATCGAACGCTTTTAGGTGGCGGTGGAGTAGATGGTGCGATTCACCGTGCGGCTGGTCCAGAATTACTGGCAGAATGTAGAACACTTCATGGCTGTGATACTGGAGAAGCTAAAATTACTAAGGGTTATAACTTACCTGCTAAATATGTTATCCACACAGTTGGTCCTGTGTATAATCCTAATTTTGCTCAAAAAGATGCTGAGTTATTAGCAGCTTGCTATCGAAATAGTTTGAACTTAGCTAAGCAATATAATCTTCATTCAATTGCTTTTTCGTGTATTTCAACAGGCGTTTATGGTTATCCAAAAGTAGAGGCTGCAAAAATTGCGGTCGAAACTACCAAGAATTGGCTTAAACAACAAAATTTTAATATTAAGATCTATTTTTGTGTATTTGATTCAGAAAATAAAGCCATATATAATAAACTAACGTCTTAA
- a CDS encoding sucrose-specific PTS transporter subunit IIBC has protein sequence MDHKKVAETVIEAVGRDNLVAAAHCATRLRLVLKDDSKVNMKMLDSDPDIKGTFKTNGQFQIIIGPGDVNNVYDELIKMTGLSELSTDDLKKVAQKDQKFNPVMAFIKLLSDIFVPIIPALVAGGLLMALNNFLTSPGLFGAKSVVQMAPNVKGLSEIIQVMSAAPFIFMPILVGMSAAKRFGANQFLGATIGMIMTTPALGGAGKYWDIFGLHVSQTNYQYQVIPVLVAVWLLAFLEKRFHKWLPSAVDFTFTPLLSIMITGFLTFTIIGPVFKGVSDAITAAIVWLYNTTGAFGMGIFGLSYSAIVTTGLHQSFPAVETQLLAEYARGRGSGDFIFVTACMANVAQGAATFAIYFLTKNEKVKGLASSSGVSALLGITEPALFGVNLKYKFPFFCALIGAGVGAAFAGLMHVTAAALGSAGFLGFLSMVPKSIPMWALSVAISFIVAFALTFVYGKRHFKEDVVEESGTVESAGDQVAQQEKADQIIKEDKELHDEVIVAPVSGKAESLKDVKDPVFSTEAMGKGAAMVPSEGTIYSPVTGEITVAYETKHAYGIKSDEGAEVLIHIGIDTVNMKGEGFTSDVKQGQHVEKGEKLGTVDLDAVKKAGYDTTVMTVITNTASYANVQRIDGVDKKHGDDLIAVTKR, from the coding sequence ATGGATCACAAAAAAGTTGCTGAAACAGTCATTGAAGCTGTTGGTCGCGACAACTTAGTAGCCGCTGCTCACTGTGCTACGCGTCTACGCTTAGTCTTAAAAGACGATAGTAAAGTAAATATGAAGATGCTTGATAGCGATCCAGATATCAAGGGAACTTTCAAAACTAATGGTCAATTTCAAATTATTATAGGACCTGGGGATGTTAACAACGTCTACGATGAATTAATTAAAATGACAGGTCTATCAGAACTTTCAACTGACGACTTAAAGAAAGTTGCTCAAAAGGATCAAAAGTTTAATCCAGTAATGGCCTTTATTAAACTTTTGTCTGACATCTTTGTTCCTATTATTCCAGCTTTAGTAGCTGGTGGTTTGTTAATGGCTTTGAACAACTTCTTAACTTCTCCAGGTTTATTCGGAGCAAAATCAGTTGTTCAAATGGCGCCTAACGTTAAGGGATTATCTGAGATCATTCAGGTAATGTCAGCTGCTCCATTTATTTTCATGCCTATCCTAGTTGGTATGTCTGCAGCTAAACGTTTTGGAGCTAACCAATTCTTAGGTGCAACTATTGGTATGATTATGACCACGCCTGCTTTAGGTGGGGCTGGTAAATATTGGGACATCTTTGGTTTACATGTTTCTCAAACTAACTACCAATACCAAGTTATCCCAGTTTTAGTAGCTGTTTGGCTTTTGGCTTTCTTAGAAAAGAGATTCCACAAGTGGTTACCATCAGCAGTTGACTTCACATTCACACCACTTCTTTCAATCATGATTACTGGTTTCTTAACTTTTACAATTATTGGACCAGTCTTTAAAGGTGTGTCAGATGCAATTACTGCTGCAATTGTTTGGTTATATAACACAACTGGTGCCTTTGGTATGGGTATCTTTGGTTTATCTTACTCAGCAATTGTTACTACCGGTCTTCACCAAAGTTTCCCAGCAGTTGAAACTCAACTTTTAGCTGAATATGCACGTGGCCGTGGTTCTGGTGACTTTATCTTTGTTACTGCATGTATGGCTAACGTTGCACAAGGTGCTGCTACTTTTGCGATTTACTTCTTAACTAAGAATGAAAAAGTTAAGGGCTTAGCAAGTTCATCTGGTGTTTCAGCCTTACTGGGTATTACTGAACCAGCATTGTTTGGTGTTAACTTGAAGTACAAGTTCCCATTCTTCTGTGCTTTAATTGGTGCAGGTGTAGGTGCCGCTTTTGCTGGCTTAATGCATGTTACTGCTGCTGCTCTTGGTTCAGCTGGTTTCCTTGGCTTCTTATCAATGGTGCCAAAGAGCATTCCAATGTGGGCACTTTCAGTAGCAATTAGTTTCATTGTTGCTTTTGCTTTAACTTTTGTATATGGTAAGCGCCACTTCAAAGAAGATGTAGTCGAAGAATCTGGTACTGTTGAATCAGCTGGTGATCAAGTTGCACAACAAGAAAAGGCTGATCAAATTATCAAAGAAGATAAAGAATTACATGATGAAGTAATTGTTGCACCTGTTTCAGGTAAGGCAGAAAGCTTAAAAGATGTTAAAGATCCAGTCTTCTCAACTGAAGCAATGGGTAAGGGTGCTGCTATGGTTCCAAGTGAAGGAACTATCTATTCTCCAGTCACTGGTGAAATCACCGTTGCTTACGAAACTAAGCATGCTTACGGAATTAAGTCTGATGAAGGTGCAGAAGTCTTGATTCACATTGGTATTGACACTGTCAACATGAAGGGTGAAGGCTTTACTAGTGATGTAAAACAAGGCCAACATGTTGAAAAAGGTGAAAAGTTAGGAACTGTTGATTTAGATGCTGTGAAGAAAGCAGGATACGACACAACTGTTATGACTGTTATTACTAACACAGCTAGTTATGCAAATGTTCAACGTATTGATGGCGTAGACAAGAAACATGGCGACGATTTAATCGCAGTTACTAAGAGATAA